Genomic segment of Iocasia fonsfrigidae:
GAAATAATTATATTAAGAATTTTTAATAAATTGTTAGAAGTATGTATTTAAAATTTAAAGGAGGATGTAAAAAGAATGAAAAAACTTTATCTATTAGCAATATTAACATTAGCAGTTGTTATATTACTGGCAGGAAGCGTTTTGGCAGCAGAATTAAATCCAACCCCAGATAATCCAGTTACAATTAGGATCGGTACCACTGATCAAAAAGATGATCTTGCTGTTGGTCTAGAATATACCATGTGTAAAGTCTTTGAGTCTATGGTTGAAACCAATACTGGTGGAGCTATACAAGTAGAGGTTTTTCCATCAGGTCAGTTGGGTGGTTTAATGAGTATGTTAGAAGCTACCCAGGGTGGTCAAATGGAAGCTGTTACTGGAACTGCTGCAATACCTTCATTTTATCCAGCATGGCAGGTTTTCTCAATACCATATCTGTTCCAGAATTCAGATATTGCAATGGCAGTTATGAATGAAAGTGATTTCATGTTAGACCTGTATGAAGATATGAGAAAAGAAACTGGCTTGAGGGTTCTTGGAGTTGCCCAGAATGGTTTTAGACATTTCACAAATAGTGAAAGAGAAATTCGCAGCCCAGAAGACCTTAAGGGATTGAAATTTA
This window contains:
- a CDS encoding DctP family TRAP transporter solute-binding subunit; translated protein: MKKLYLLAILTLAVVILLAGSVLAAELNPTPDNPVTIRIGTTDQKDDLAVGLEYTMCKVFESMVETNTGGAIQVEVFPSGQLGGLMSMLEATQGGQMEAVTGTAAIPSFYPAWQVFSIPYLFQNSDIAMAVMNESDFMLDLYEDMRKETGLRVLGVAQNGFRHFTNSEREIRSPEDLKGLKFRVMQGPIYQKVVEAAGGTAVPIAWSELYTALKTGVVDGEENPISSVVLGSLYEVQDYITLDGHLWSENFLVINDDFFNSLPNKYQVVIKEAGKAAATAGTTSETIKSYITGVKILQDNNMKIYKPTPEELEVFRNTAQPPVIKWLKDEIGAELVDGMIETVEEYTEKLGY